Within the Gadus chalcogrammus isolate NIFS_2021 chromosome 15, NIFS_Gcha_1.0, whole genome shotgun sequence genome, the region AGTCCGACACGTCAAATAAGCGGCGCACCCTCTCTGCGGTGGAAAGCTCGAATGTCTCCAGGAGCAGGGCCTTGAGGCGCTCATACTTGTTTGTCGTCGGGGGGGCGGAGAGAAAACCAACCACACGTGCTGCGGTGGAGCTGCCCAACATAGCCACAGCATGGTTGTACCGGTCGTCGTCGTCGGTAACGTCGCTTTTATTGAAATGTGCCTCCACTATAGCGAACCATGCAGCAGGCGTTGAGTCCCAGAACTCCGGCAGTTTAAGAGTGGGGGTGCGCACGGCCTGCGTCATCCTGACAGGAGACGGTGATGTCTGCCGCCGTGAACGTCTTCCTCGGGTGGAGGAATCGCAgtgttctttgtttttgtaaacaaataaataacaaaaacgaacgtcggggtcaccagtgtagtgccggaggaaaaggaggacgtaGGCAACTTAATTATAACTGTTTAATCAAAAGAAACAGATAAGAACAAACAGTCACAGTGCATGGCTAGGTCGCTGTGTAACACTCTAACGCGTCCCCCTAGCCCCCCGTGACGTCTAACCAGTTCCCTCCCACTCGATCCGTAAGAGGGGAACACGAACCTATAATGTGGTCACTACAACATCATATAAATGTACAACTAAATATGGTTCTTGATGTAAAATAATTCAAGTTTAACTATAAtgttaactatattatatatgtatgcactgtaacaacaacagcagcatcaataaaaatataatgttttcaagaatctaatgtgtagactattcattcatgaagtgttgataattcggtaacccttccttttacagtcccctaattactaggtatttacccggtatgcatggtaaattatagtgtattactgggtaattaccactggtaataagaaggtaaaaacagaggtagttacccggtaaatacatggtaaatcatagtgtattactgggtaattaccactggtaataagaaggtaaatacagaggtagttacccggtaaatacatggtaaatcatagtgtattactgggtaattaccactcgtaataagaaggtaaatacagaggaattatccggtaaattatagtgtattactgtgtaattaccactggtaataagaaggtaaatacagaggaatgtGGTGTATgtacctccactattacccatcaactcaactaagtagcgtgtagttgtaactgttttagattggtaataactccgatattgtgtacttcctggaaattaggcaaccaattcttagaaaaaccTATTATACAAGGTTTatgctggtaacagcccaaatttaatgatgtactatctagaaattagcatagtactttccaataaaatacaacctctgcaggaagttttcctctagtgtcatggtacatcttcttaaatactgggtacgaagccgtttgttaccatggtattaccaggttcttaccatatcatttataatagatacattccattgtccatgcagtcaacacaaacttgtaccatgtacgttctgcgacgttaccaagtaaaacacgacaatttacccagtaattaagctgaaactgtactgtaaaaggaagcctcgtttgtttccatggtattaccaggttcttaccatataatttgtaatacattattcccttttccatgcagtcaacacaaacttgtaccatgtacgttctgcgacgttaccaagtaaaacacaccaatttacccagtaattaagctgaaactgtactgtaaaaggaagcctcgtttgtttccatggtattaccaggttcttaccatataatttgtaatacataattcccttttccatgcagtcaacacaaacttgtaccatgtacgttctgcgacgttaccaagtaaaacacgacaatttacccagtaattaagctgaaactgtactgtaaaaggaagccttgtttgtttccatggtattaccaggttcttaccatataatttgtaatacattattcccttttccatgcagtcaacacaaacttgtaccatgtacgttctgcgacgttaccaagtaaaacacaccaatttacccagtaattaagctgaaactgtactgtaaaaggaagccttgtttgtttccatggtattaccaggctcttaccatataagttgtaactggttattcccttttccatgcaatcaacacaaaccatatatgttctgcaacatcgttcaccagtagttaagcactttaattgttattataaaaccccaaaccactgttgatgaaagacatattaaaattaaacaaaatcaagggcttatctttcaaacaaatgcatatctcacaaacaggcactgaacactgaagaaataggccaaaaaaaagagccgtccacatcaactcaatttagatgttactgatggtgttttcataaaacacatgacagtgttatggcaagtgaccacaaggaagactgtttcaacctctacaatttgaataagtggtgaatgccatgcagcagtctgcctatgggagcatctttgtggtcattcgcaaaccaatgagtccactcgatgaatgagagatgactctttagtgtcttctctgtgaggtatccctgcagtctccacatctgggatttgaaggctgaccaagacctgaccaggtacctccaaatctccccttcaagaatcagaagacaagaaaataaacattaggactgtcaattaatgaacattaaacagtacagtttcagcttaattactgggtaaattgtcgtgttttacttggtaacgtcgcagaacgtacatggtacaagtttgtgttgactgcatggaaaagggaataatgtattacaaatgatatggtaagaacctggtaataccatggaaacaaacgaggcttccttttacagtacagtttcagcttacttactgggtaaattgtcgtgttttacttggtaacgtcgcagaacgtacatggtacaagtttgtgttgactgcatggacaatggaatgtatctattataaatgatatggtaagaacctggtaataccatagtctggctgaacggaagtggacagcgtctattgcctaGCGGCTgatttggccgcgactcctccccttccggttgctggcgttaccgtattgtgctccccctcaaaaCTCGGAAACTATGCAGTATGGCGAGTCGAGAGGACTTTGACAGCGCAGTAAAGTtggcatgtttggctctttccgtGGAAAATTGTAAAGATCTGCAAAATATTTGCTTACAACATTTGCTGAGGAAGAAGGATGTTCTTGCCTGTTTTCCCACAGGCTATGGCAAAAGTTTTATATATCAAGCGTGGCCTATTGTGTGCAGCGAACTAGCAGGGGTAATGTTCAATCCGACCTCGGAGACTTGTAAACACAGTATTGTGTTGGTAGTTTGCCCATTGGTCGCAATTATGGAAGATCAGGTGAGAACCCTGCAGTCCAAGGGTatagctgctgctgtgtgtggtaaAGATCCAGAAACTGACGAGAAAATAGCCGCCGGCCACTACTCAATCGTGTATGGATCAGCTGAAACACTCGTTGGAGATGACAAATGGAGAGCCATTTTACAGAAGGACGTTTTCCGAGAGCGATTGGTGGGGATTGCCGTGGACGAAGTGCACATCACCATCCACTGGTAAAATCAAATTGTatcatattgtaatgacctcgccggtgacataatgatgtcgagtcattagtagttgaaggtagttttaattaactaaaaaccaggtcactgaaacccgtaacatcgtaaccaacggcagaaaaccgacccaaaacaaaccccggttaccccggcaacccccaacacggtctcactcgcgtgcaggcccccaccctcctgttcttccaaggccctcccccagctgacctaatgattcgccccctaacggacaacgaaatataatgcaacacataacacacaaactatttactgtcccagggtcgctacaatatccaTTTAAGTTAACGGATTCATATTCAATGTTTTGGCTACTAGAATTGACATGTGTTGGTTTTCAAAAGAAGAGGAACAAACACAGCTGATCAATgattaaacaaaacaatgttATGATTTCACGCTGTCTTGTATGTTTTTTACTTAAAGGGGAGAAAGACAGGGGAATGAGGCTCCCTTCAGAGAGTGGTGCGGGAAAGTTGGAGAACTAAGGTCTCTTCTACCCACTTCAGTTCCACTCCTGGCAATGACTGCCACAGCCTCCAAAGCAATGAGACAGAAGTTGAGGAACAATCTTGGTATGCAACAATGTATAGAGCTTGTTAAAAGCCCAAGCCGTGACAACATCCGGCTTGCAACCAAAAAGGTCTCCTCAGATCCAGCTATCACCTTTGCATGGCTTTGTGGGGAGCTGGAAAGTAAAGgcccaaggacagaaaaggtGGTAATATACTGTAAGAGTATAGCAGAGTGCTCAATGCTTTACTCTGATGTTTTCAAACTTACATTGGGCAAGCGTGCATATTACCCAGTAGGTGCCAAAGATGTGTCTGCAAATAGACTGGTCGATATGTATCATTCTGCAACACCAGAGGATGTCAAACTACATATTATGAACTCGCTCAAAGACCCAATGTCGCTTCTCAGAGTTGTAATCGCCACTTCAGCACTTGGAATGGGTGTTGATTTCAAGGGTGTCAACAATGTAGTTCACAATGGGCCCCCAAGAAACATTGAGGCCTACATGCAAGCCTTTGGAAGAGCAGGGCGAGATGGTTCTCAGGcacattcaattattttataCCACGGCAGACAACTACAATGCCTATCCGATGAAATGCTCATGTATGTATCAGAGGCAAAACAGTGTATGAGAGTTAAACTTCTTCAGCTGTTCGATGGTGAGAATACAAAGCCTCTTGCACTCAAACATGCATGTTGTAGCTTTTGTGCATTATCTTGTGATTGTCAAGACACCTGTGATGTACATGCAAGTCCACTGGAGAAACATGCAGGGGAAGGTTTGGTCCATAAAGATAGAACTGTCACAGATGAACAGAGAACCATTCTTCGTGAACGCTTACTGAGCATAACACATGACATGACACATCAAGGAGTTTGTGGGACACTCTCAGTTTATTCCACACAACAAACAGAAAAGAACACAGGAGAAATTGTTATCAAGGAAGTGATTGATTCAAGTAGTAGACTTTTCACATTGGTTGACATTTTTTGCAATGTACAAGTTTTTAAGGTTGATGAGGCCCAGGCAATACTGAACATAGTGTCAGAGGTTTTTTGTGATATAGAGGAATGCTATGAGGATGAAGAAAGCATAAATGTCGAAGATGAATTTGGAAACATGACATTGTTTTAATAAGGCTTGTCAATGCTATGTAGTGGATGAAAACTACAGACAACAGCCTACAGTAAAGAAGATatgtaagataagataagatatagcatatatatacaatacatttacaaatttaaaataaaattatagtacaaaactatttgaataagataaaataaagataagataaaacaaacatactatatacatgtaactgtccgtttgtaggtgacctgtgtgttaagtaaataaataaataaataaataaataagtatgaTGAAATATGAgggataatataaatataagtataaatataaatgtgcagGGTCCCTGAAGTAATCGAaagattaattaaataaataacaaataacaaggttAACAATAGGTGCATCTTTAGGTGTGGGGTTTAGACCTTAATCAGGTCGGGAAAAAGGAGCTGTTGGGGCTTTGGGGACAGGGTGCACAAAGCTTTTAAgatgtgttttatgtgtaggcctactgtttaaTTTGTCTCATTAAAAGCAGCCATTTACCTGTTTCAAATGTAATTTCTTTTTGTGCTCATTTATCCATTGCAGCACCCCAGCAGCGTTTAGCTGTTGCAACGGATTGGGGGTGGTATTTTTGAATGTGGTGTATGTTCTTCCTGGAGTAAATCTGAACACTTTGTTGTTTTGAAGAACTGCCACCATTTCCGAGATGTCAGCCTCTTTGTTCGGTTCTGCATGCAGTCCTGACTCTGGCTTGATTTCACAGTCCTGATCAAAGTTGGTCATCAACTCTGTTAGCTCACCAATGGTCCGACTTATTTCTTTGGCTATGTTGAACTGCATATTTGCCCCTTGTTTGGCCATCAGATCTTTTGTGAGCCGCACAAAATGTTCACAGTTCAGATCTAAGGCAATGTTGTTACCAGCCCCACCACAAACATTTATGGTCCTGTTCCATGTGAGCCGATGTGCTACACTTGGACTCAGAAGGGCATGGACGTCGAGCTGCAGTTTGAGTGCCTCTAGGCTGTATTTGTTCCTACCTGCTTGTTTGAAGTGTAGCATTTTGTATTTCCAGAGGCGGACAGTCCTTTGTCCGTCACCTTCTTTAATGGAGTCCTGGAAATCCTGTTCCAGTAAGGCTAGCTTAAGGAACCCACTATGGTAGTTGAAGATCCCATCTGTGTATTGCCTGCCCTGGCTCTCCACTCCCCTGGTCGTCTTCTCTCCATGGTAAGCCATGAATATGTTGTGACAATTAATGACATGTTTTGTAAGCCCTGCATGGTCTTTAAATGCTGTACTTCTGCAGTCCTGAAAGTCACACTTCACAGGTGTATTCTGGGCCTGTGGGTAAGCCTGTGTGTCCTCTTCATCTCCCGTTCCTCGGTCTGGCAGTACCATGTTGTCATTCATGACAAACATGTCAACTATATTTAAGAGTTGTGTGTGGATCCAGTTACCCTTCTCCAAGTCAGACTGGAAGGTTGCAGGTGGAGGGTGAGTCTTCGGTGTGTCTTTTGTATTCTCCATTGAAAAGTAGTGCATAGCAGCAGCAATGATGGAAGCATTGGTCACATCTCTGATGAATGTGTTGCTTGCTCTGTACTTATCCCCTAGAGCAGTTGCTGAAACATCTCTTCTGTTAATAATGTTCCGTAGTTGGTGCAGTGTACCCATGTCTGCATTAGATGTGGTCTTATAATattctttgagaataagatcTGTGAAATTCATACTGCAATGAAAATCTGCGATCGCAGTGACAATGCCGTTTAGTCTACCGTGTAGTGTGTTTGCATTCTCCACTGATCGGAGGGCAGCATCAGCATTTTGTTTAGTTAGCTGATCTCCAGTAATGATGATTTTTACAGCTGGTTTCATAACATTTCCATTGACATCAGTAGGTACATAAGGGACATATCTGTCATGTATGTAACCAAGGACTTTTATCATATCtgctatgtttttttcatccgCATCAAAGAGTCCAAGGGGTGTTAGATCTGTTTTTTTGGTCATTTCAGACGAGAATGCATGTGGTATGTGCCACTGAAGGAGGTCTCTGAATGGGCTGAGGCATTGAAGGTGGGATACCAACACTCTTCCTATCAGTTCAGCAAATTCTTTCCTGAGATGGTCTTTGTCATTCTGATTGGGTAGTATGTCTGTTAGTGGGACTTCTAGCACAGACCTTCTGTTTTCTTGTGGCAGATGAGTTGCACTGACTCTCTCCTCATTACCAACCATTATCATCCAATGGtacatttttttttggttgatcATTGTTATTGTATGAGGGGTCACACTGCGATCCAAGTTATCAATTGTAATCTGGAGTGGAAATTGAATCGAATTGATATGTAAACAAAGAATAAAATTTGACACTTATCTGAATTTACAGAAGAGTTGATGGGATgtgacagtaaaaaaaaaactactacaaattttgacaaaaaataaaaaggtttgaCATGCACACTCAACACTCACAGACTTTACCAACCTGATTTGTAGCATGAGGATGCACGGCGGTCTGAGGTAGATCTTTTCCACTGAGCAGAAGAGGTGTGGAGGTACCTGCTGCATTATTTTCCTCACTGGGCTGGCACAACAAAGAAACAGAGTGAACCGTATGTAAATATCAAAATCCACTCTGTATAAGCATAGCAGGATGAATCGGCTACTTTAGAGCCATCACGTCACTCTTTTATGTGATCTATTTATAGATTCGCATGGTGTCATGACATCAGATTCTATCCAAATGGATGGATCATGCTCTGGAGGTGTCGTGCTGCTTTCAGTGTTGTCCTGTGGTAAACACATTTAGTAGTGTTTATTACATAATACCTGATAATGTTTCATGTGGTGTATCTTCATAActtgtttattttgtaataCAACTTGCCTGGCATTCATCCGAGTTTAGCAGCTCTGGCGTAAACTCTCCATCTGCTCCTCCAGAGGCAGGGCTTAATGATGTATACTGTTTGCATATATCATCTTTCCATTTGAGGAACTTGCTGTCCCATGCTTGTGCAATTTCTTTCAGCTTTGCAAGAGCCCTTCCATCAGATATACAGATACCCAATCGATTTAACCGTTGAAAACAACGTCTTTTGGCCCCTCCACGACACATAACCAGAGCATTCCGATACATATGTGCCGTCATTGACTGGCAGCGTGCTTGTAGGAGCATCGACCCAGCCATTGGTAATTTGAATTTATTTGTCTTGCTGTGAGACAGAGGCCGTGTTCCTGAATCAGTGACCTCCGTGGAGACTGAACTTGCAGACTCTAAAAACTTAAGAAAGGTTGGTGCGTTCCTCCTCCACTCTTCAACAACATCCATCATTTTAAAGTCCTTTAAATCGTTGATGCTATTCTTTCGGAGAACTGACTTGAATTTCAGGCTTGTTAGCTTCTTGCACTCCTTTTTCACAACATTAAGCACTTCTCGCACCACTGCATCAGACATGCCCGGGACAGACATAAAGGCATGTGGAAGTCTGTTGAGACGTCCTTGAACAATATGTTCCAGAACAAGCTCCAAGGATCCTTTTACAATCCGACTTCTCCTGCTGTGTGCCGTTGTTATGATGACCTTTAAAAACAAAGGAATACATGTGTCAATGAGTGGTCTTAACAACTGTAACCACCTTCTATATCATttcataatacataatatatatattttcataataATTTTCTTTATGATTCCTTAATTACTGAGCATTACATATTTAAATGTGATGTTCAGTTTAACGAAGTGTTTCTGGGATGCGTTTCACAACAAACCTTTGCTATTTTAGGCACTCTTTTGCTTCCAGTAGTTGATGCACCATGACCAACTACAGGCTGTAGTTGTGGCTGAAGTGGTGGCAGTGGCACCTGAGGTGGAGGTGTCTGTGGCAGTGGCAGTGTTTGAAGCTGTGGCTGAGGCCTATCCTCCAGACTAGAGACAGCAGCCTAAAATGGAGAAGAACAACATGTAACATGTTTTAACTAAGCCTTGCTTCCAATACCACATTTCCTATTTCCATGACATTTGATATCAAGATTATCTGGTCGAAATTTAAGAGTAAATTTACCACTAGCTTATTTCTCTACAAGatttatgtgtacatatgttgtGAAATGCTAACCTGAACTGAGTGTGCAGACCAAACCACTGGCACCACAGTTTCAactttccttctctctgctccttcagTAGCTGGCTGAGTTACATGTTGGGACTGGGGGAAAAAGATAACTTCATTATAGGCATAATTATGTTGGTGACAGTTATTATCTGTATTTGTTTAACTTATTATAAAAGATTATTAATGAAATCAAAGTGTAAAAAGTTAGGGGGTGATGCTGTTATGGAAATGAAAAAGCA harbors:
- the LOC130404859 gene encoding uncharacterized protein LOC130404859 — translated: MINQKKMYHWMIMVGNEERVSATHLPQENRRSVLEVPLTDILPNQNDKDHLRKEFAELIGRVLVSHLQCLSPFRDLLQWHIPHAFSSEMTKKTDLTPLGLFDADEKNIADMIKVLGYIHDRYVPYVPTDVNGNVMKPAVKIIITGDQLTKQNADAALRSVENANTLHGRLNGIVTAIADFHCSMNFTDLILKEYYKTTSNADMGTLHQLRNIINRRDVSATALGDKYRASNTFIRDVTNASIIAAAMHYFSMENTKDTPKTHPPPATFQSDLEKGNWIHTQLLNIVDMFVMNDNMVLPDRGTGDEEDTQAYPQAQNTPVKCDFQDCRSTAFKDHAGLTKHVINCHNIFMAYHGEKTTRGVESQGRQYTDGIFNYHSGFLKLALLEQDFQDSIKEGDGQRTVRLWKYKMLHFKQAGRNKYSLEALKLQLDVHALLSPSVAHRLTWNRTINVCGGAGNNIALDLNCEHFVRLTKDLMAKQGANMQFNIAKEISRTIGELTELMTNFDQDCEIKPESGLHAEPNKEADISEMVAVLQNNKVFRFTPGRTYTTFKNTTPNPLQQLNAAGVLQWINEHKKKLHLKQVNGCF